A single window of Leptolyngbya ohadii IS1 DNA harbors:
- a CDS encoding MAPEG family protein gives MSALIPVSTFFVGCHGLLALGLSYQVVMERTRTRIWHGATTGDIASQPDYLKQPNAWAALIEKLTQQIIVTKGSDDGVLQRTIRAHGNFIEYVPLGLLFLVALEFMQASTGLLWLLGTTLIVSRIFHAWGVIETYGPSPKRAIGFFGTWFVYIVGSAACLYYSLQSF, from the coding sequence ATGTCTGCTTTAATTCCGGTTTCAACTTTCTTTGTTGGTTGTCATGGACTGCTGGCTTTAGGGCTGTCCTACCAGGTTGTTATGGAACGCACACGAACTCGCATCTGGCACGGCGCAACTACTGGAGACATTGCCTCACAGCCCGATTACCTGAAACAGCCCAATGCCTGGGCAGCCCTGATCGAGAAGCTGACCCAACAGATCATCGTCACTAAGGGATCCGATGATGGCGTACTGCAACGAACGATTCGGGCACACGGAAACTTTATCGAATATGTGCCGCTTGGTTTGTTATTTCTGGTTGCCTTAGAATTCATGCAAGCATCAACTGGACTGCTTTGGTTACTGGGGACAACGTTGATTGTGTCGCGCATTTTCCATGCCTGGGGAGTAATTGAAACCTACGGACCTTCCCCGAAAAGAGCGATCGGTTTTTTTGGAACCTGGTTCGTTTACATTGTGGGTAGTGCAGCGTGTCTCTACTACAGCTTGCAGTCATTCTAA